A stretch of DNA from Rhizobacter sp.:
GCAGCCATTCCTGCAATTCGGTCTTGGCGTCTTTCGTCCAGCTGTCGATGTCGGTGTTGACGATGACCTCGCCGAAGAGTCGCTGCACCAGGGCCTGGGCAGGTTCGAAGCCGCCATCGAGAAAGGTGGCACCGATGATGGCTTCGAGCGCATCGGCCAGGATGGATGCGCGCTGGGCACCACCGCCACGGGCCTCGCCCTCGCTCAGGCGCAGCACTTCGGGCAGGCCCAGCGAGAGGGCCACACGGTGGAGCGTGTCTTCTCGGACCAGGTGGGCGCGCACGCGCGTGAGGTCGCCTTCGTCGGACACACCGAAACGCTCGAACAGCAGTGCGCTCACGGCCAGGCTCAGAACAGCGTCACCGAGAAACTCGAGCCGCTCGTTGTGATCGGCCCCGAAGCTGCGGTGCGTCACCGCCCGGCTCAGGAGCTCAGGCTGCGCAAACCTGTGTCCCAGGCGTTGTTGCAGTGCGTTGAGGCGGGCGTCCACGGTACATCGGACGAAGCAGTCGGCACGCGGCCTACTTCGACCGCCCTTCGTATTTGATGAGCAGGTAGACCGGGCTCATGATCTCGATCTCCTTGCCGTAGGCAAAGCCAATCACCACCTTGTCATTGACCTTGGTGATCTCCAGGTCCTTGCTGGTGATGGACTGAATGGAGTATTCGATCTGCACCTGCTTGTCAAAAGCCGCGCGGATCTCGGGCACGGTGGTCGCGCCGCTCGCGGCGATCTGCTCGACCGCACGCTTGATGGTGAAGTATTCGTTGACGGTGGGCAGCACGCGCAGGCCGAGCAGCGCCCCGAAGCCGATCACGATGGCCCAGAACAACAAACCGAACAGCGTGATGCCGCGCTCTGAACGCAGCGTGCGATGTTCAACGGTCATGGCCTCTTGCTCCTCGTGTTGGCGTGGTCAATGGAACGAGCCGATGCGGCGGAGGTTACCGAAATTCATCCACACAAAAAAGGCCTTGCCGACGATGTTCTCGTCGGGCACGAAGCCCCAGAAGCGCGAGTCTTCGGAGTTGTCGCGGTTGTCGCCCATCATGAAATAGTGGCCTGCCGGCACCTTGCACGTGACGCCTTCGGCACTGTAGCTGCAGTTTTCCTTGTAGGGGAACGGGTCCGTCGGGCGGATGTAAGAAGGCCGTTGCACATCGACCAGGATGTTGTGCTCGACCGATCCGAGCTTCTCGCTGTACTGCTTGAAGTAGCGCGTGCTGTCGTCGTCGTAAAACTCGGGCAACGCCGTCGTCTCGACCTGCTGGCCATTCAGGTACAGGCGCTGGTTGCGGTACGACACCTCGTCACCGGGTACGCCCACCACACGCTTGATGTAGTCGATGCTGGGGTTGGCTGGGTAGCGAAACACCATCACATCGCCGCGCTGAGGTTTGTTCAGCTCGATGATTTTCTTGTTGATGACCGGCAGGCGAACGCCGTAGTGGTACTTGTTGACGAGGATCAGGTCGCCCACCAGCAGCGTCGGCACCATCGAGCCCGATGGGATCTTGAACGGCTCGAACAGGAAAGAGCGCAACAGGAACACGATCAGGATCACCGGGAAGAGCCCAGCCGTCCAATCGAGCCACCACGGTTGCATCAACAAGGCTTCGCGCGCCGGTGCGATGTCGCCATCGACCTTGGCGATGCCTTTGCTTGCAAGCTCCTCGCGGCGAGCCTGGTCCTGCTGCTCGAGGGAGCGTGCCGCCTTGGCACGCGCCGGTGCGAAATGGAAGCGCTCAGCCAGCCAGTAAGCCAGCGTCACCAGGGTGAGGATGAAGAGCAGCAGCGAGAAATTGCCCGTCCACTTGCCCAGATACCAGCCTCCCAGATAAACGGCGAGGCACGCATACAGCAAACCTGTGAGAGAACCCATCAATCGTCCACTTGGAGGATGGCGAGAAACGCTTCCTGCGGCACTTCGACAGAGCCGATCTGCTTCATGCGTTTCTTGCCGGCCTTTTGTTTCTCGAGCAACTTGCGCTTGCGGGTGATGTCGCCGCCGTAGCACTTGGCGATGACGTTCTTGCGCAGGGCTTTGATTGTCTCACGCGCAATGATGTTGGCCCCGATGGCAGCCTGCACCGCCACGTCGTACTGCTGGCGGGAAATCAGCTCGCGCATCTTGGCCACGACCGCACGGCTGCGGAACTGGCTCTGAGCCCGATGCACGATGATCGACAGCGCGTCGACCTTGTCGCCGTTGAGCAGGATGTCGACCTTCACGACATCGGAGCCGCGGTACTCCTTGAACTCGTAGTCCATCGACGCGTAGCCGCGCGACACGCTTTTCAGCTTGTCGAAGAAGTCGAGCACGATCTCCGCCAGCGGCATCTCGTAGGTGAGCATCACCTGCCGGCCGTGGTAGGCCATGTTGATCTGTGTGCCGCGCTTGAGGTTGGCCAGCGTCATGACCGGGCCGACGTAGTCTTGCGGCATGTACAGGTGCACCGTCACGATCGGCTCGCGGATCTCGCGGATGCGGCCGAGGTCGGGCATCTTGGAGGGGTTCTCGACCTTGAGCACCTCGCCGCTGTTGAGCTCGACCTCGTAGACAACCGACGGGGCCGTGGTGATGAGGTCCTGGTCGAACTCGCGCTCCAGGCGCTCCTGCACGATCTCCATGTGCAGGAGACCGAGAAAGCCGCAGCGGAAGCCGAAGCCCAGCGCCTGCGACACCTCGGGCTCGTACCGCAACGAGGAGTCGTTGAGCTTGAGCTTCTCGAGCGCGTCGCGGAGCTGGTCGTATTCGCTCGCCTCGGTCGGGTACAGGCCGGCGAAGACCTGCGGCTGGATTTCCTTGAAGCCGGGCAACGCCTCGGTGGCCGGCCCGAGGTTGTTCGGCAGCTTCTTCTCGAGCGTGAGCGTGTCGCCCACCTTGGCATGCTGCAGTTCCTTGATGCCGGCGATCACGAATCCGACTTCGCCCGCCTTCAACATATCGCGCGAGACCGACTTCGGCGTGAACACGCCGAGCTGCTCGGCCGCATAAGCCGCCTCGGTCGCCATCATCTTGAAGCGCTCACCCTTCTTGAGTTCGCCATCGACCACCCGCACCAGCATCACGACGCCAACGTAGTTGTCGAACCAGGAATCGATGATCATGGCGCGCAGAGGCGCATCGGCCTTGCCGCGCGGGGCGGGCATGCGGGCGATCACCGCCTCCAGGATGTCGTCGATGCCCTCGCCGGTCTTCGCGCTGCAAGGGATGGCGTGCTCCGCATCGATGCCGATCACATCCTCGATCTCGGCCTTGGCGCGCTCGGGGTCTGCCTGCGGCAGGTCCATCTTGTTGAGCACAGGCACCACTTCGACGCCGAGGTCGAGCGCGGTGTAGCAGTTGGCCACCGTCTGGGCCTCCACGCCCTGGCTCGCGTCCACCACCAGCAGCGCACCCTCGCAGGCGGACAGCGAGCGGCTCACTTCATATGAGAAGTCGACGTGGCCCGGGGTGTCGATCAGGTTGAGCTGGTAGGTCTTGCCGTCCCGCGCCTTGTACGTCAGCGCGGCGGTCTGCGCCTTGATGGTGATGCCCCGCTCGCGTTCGATGTCCATCGAATCGAGCACCTGGGCCGCCATCTCGCGGTCACTCAAGCCGCCGCAGCGCTGAATGAGGCGATCGGCGAGCGTCGACTTGCCGTGGTCGATGTGGGCAATGATGGAGAAATTACGGATGTGATCCATGCGAAGCGCTCAGTGCTCGAACCGCTCTGAGTCAACAACCAGACGGTTGTGATGAGCGATCGATCGTGAGTGGGAAGGTGGCGCGAAAGTGTCTCGCGCTGAACGAGAAGAGGCTAAAAAAAAGGCACGTCGAATGAGTGACGCGCCTTCCAACAAAACGTATGGCAACTGCTTGTTGGGCCTTCATTGTAGCCAAAAGCACCCCGCTGGAAACCGCGCCATTGCTGGATTTGTTCTCGTTGCAGGGTTCCAACACGGAAATCTATGCACAATTTATCCACAAAGTGTTGTGGGCAGCTTGGGGATAGTTTTTGGGCGCCCGAGTCATTGCCTTGGGCAGCGATAAACGGCCCCGCCAGAACGGGATTCTATGCCGAGGGTGAAGGAATAAACGTTGTAAGTGTGCGCACACAACTTTCGACTAACCTCTTCACCGAAGCACAAAAAATTTTCTTCTCCGATGCCCCTCGACCCTGGTCGGCTTTCGCGAGACGTCACTTCGAAGCCGGGATCCGAAGGAACTGTGCCCACTCGCCACGCAATACCGTGACCGGCAAGGACTTCGTCTTGTCGAACCGGGCCACGACCACCTCGAACTGCTTGAGGTCGGCCACATCCGTGGTCCCCACGGCCAGGATCACATCGCCCGCCCGCAAACCAACGGCCTCGGCGCCACCCGTCACGGCGCTCACGCGCACACCCGACACGCCGCGCGCGGCCTGCCGTTCCGCTTCGGTGAGATTGGCAACCGTCAGGCCCCACGGCTTGCCTCCGGCACTCGAGCCGCGCGACTCAGGCTCGGGGCGTTCGGCCGTCGCCACCTGCGGGCTCATCTCACCCAACGCCGGCTTGAACTCCATCGGCTTGCCACGACGGTTGATCTGCAGCGTCACGGTCGACCCCGGCTTGATAGCGCCCAAAGTGCGGCGCAAATCAACGGCACCATCAATCGGCTTGCCGTTCACGGAGAGCACAACGTCACCGGGCTGGATGCCGGCCTTCTCGGCAGGCCCACCGGCCACCACCTGGCGCACGAAGGCCCCCTTGGCCTTGCCCTTGGCCAGACCGTATTCCTCGGCCATCTCGCGAGGCACGTCCGTCGGCAGGATGCCGAGGTAGCCGCGCACCACACGCCCACCCGACTTGAGCTGATCGGCAATGCGCATCGCCTCATCGATCGGGATGGCGAACGAGATGCCGATGAAGCTGCCGACCGGACTCAGGATCTGCGAGTTGATGCCGACCGCCTCGCCGCGGATGTTGATCAGCGGCCCACCGGAGTTGCCCGGATTCACCGCGACATCGGTCTGGATCAAGGGGATGTCGGAGCCGGTCTCGCGCTGCTTCGCGCTCACGATGCCGGCCGTCACGCTGTTTTCCAGGCCAAAGGGTGAGCCGATGGCCACCACCCATTCGCCCACGCGCAGGCGGTTGGCATCGCCGATGCGCAGCACCGGCAGGCTGGTCGCCTCGATCTTGACCAGCGCCACGTCGGTGCGCTCATCGGCCCCGATGATCTTGGCCCTGAACTCACGCTTGTCGGTGAGGGTGACGTAGACCTCGTTGGCCCCCTCGACGACGTGCGCGTTGGTCAGCACAAAACCATCGCCGCTGATGATGAAGCCCGAGCCTTCGCCGCGCGGCACCTCGTCGCTGCCTTGAAGCGACGGGGACCGCCGGCGAAACGGTGAACGCGGCCCTTCAGCGGCCCGCTCGGTGGTGCGGATGTTGACCACCGCCGGGCCGACCCGCTCCACCAGGTCGGCGAAGTCAGGAAGTTCCCTGGCCTGTGCATGCCCAAGCTGCGGCGCTAGCCCCACGCCGAGCGATATCAAGACCCCGAGGGCGATGGCCCACCCAAGCTGCTGCCACGAACGCCCGTTCGCCACCGAAATGCTGGACCGCATGGAAACTCCCCGAATGAACCCTTTTCCGGCACGAGCCACCACGGCCGCGCCGCCCGCCGACAGATTACTTCTTGCGCTCGAACCCGTTTGCGAACTGACGCAAAGTGCCTGCCGGCACATCGCCCATCGCCGTGATCCACCAATCGCCGTCCCGGCGCATCATGGTCTGGGTCGCGCCGATGGCCGTCACGATGGGCTTCAGGTGACGCTCTGCACTGTAGGGTTCGATGAAGATGGAAACGTAGGTCAGCCCGTCGGAATAGACCGTCTGCAAGGCCTGGTCGCCACTGCCTGAAGCGGGCCCCGGGATGTCGAGCTGGCGTTTCACGCAGCTCACGAGCTTGAAGCCGGGCACCGACGCCTTGAGCGTCCAGCCCTCGCCTTCCGGGCGGGTCGACTGCTGGTGCTGCTTGATGACCTTGTAGCCTTCGAGCTTCTTGACGGCCTGCAACACATTCTCGGGCTGGGCCCGCACGCCGATCGACACCTCGGAAAAGGCGGACGATTCGAGCACCTCACCACGCTCGCCCAGCACCTCGGCCCGCAACAACAGGCCAGACGCCTTCTCGGCCCAGAGCCGATAGCCGAAGCGCAGCTTGTCGCGAGGCTTCAGCAGCAGCACGTTGGCTTCATGCCCGGCGACACGCTCGACGGCGATCGGCTTGAGGTCATAGAACTCCTGAACCCGGTCGTGGCCGGCCTGCAGCAGCCCGGGGAACGAGCTCATCTGATCGCGTTGCTCGACCACGGCGACGCGACGCTGCGGCCACACCGTGTGGACCAGGTCGTTGTGCCGGTACACGCTGCGCACCTGTCCGTCGAGCGAGTCGATGCGCTCGAACTGGTCGCGCCCCTCGCCGTAGTGGGCGATGCGGGTGCTGGCGACGGTGCCACCGGCGCTGAACACCACGGTGCCCACGAAATTGCGCTTGTTGGCGGCGTCTTGGATGCGCGTCAGCCAAGCCCGTGTCTCACGCGCTTCGACCAGCGGGTCGCCGCTGGCCAACGCGCTCTGCGCATGGGCCAGCGGAAGGGAAGCAGCAGCGGCACAGATGACAAGGAACGCGGGCAGGCGAAACAGCATGGCGGGTCAGCGCGCTGGAACTTCGACGGAAGCGTTGCGCAGGAAGCCCGACGGCCCACCGGGAAGCGAGCTGCCACCAAACTTCTTGTGGGCCGCCAGATATTCGTCGAGGCGCGCATCGCGCACCAGCTGACCGTTGAGCGCCGCGTTGGGCATTTCGCTGGCGCCCGACGCAGGCTTGTCGCTCAAGGCCACCGACTGCACCGGCGATGGCGCCTGCGCCAGGGACCTGTCGGCACCCACGTCGCGCGAGCCCAACCCACCCGCCATCTGTGTGACGACCAAGGTGCCCGCCACCACGGCAAACCCCGCGGCAACCGCTGCCGGCGCCATCCACGAACGGCGCACCCGGGTCGGCGCCACGACCGCCGCAGCGACAGCGCTCGAAGGCGCCAGGACCACAGGCTCCTCGGCCAGGCGCGTGCGCACGGCTTCGAGGAACCGGGCATCGCGCTTCGCATCAGAGACCAGATCCTCGGAGCGCATCACATCGCCGATGAGGTGATGCACATGCCACTGGCCGCGCAGCCGCGCATCGTCGCGCCAGGCGCGGCACACAGCCGCCACTGCGGACGACTCCAACTCTCCATCCATCAACGCCGACAGATCTTCCGTCGCGGGCCTTTCAGCTTCAGACCGTTGAGACATCACAACCTCCAACTCTCAAAACCATCGTCATGCCAGGGCGCTACCAGCGCTCACCCTCTCGCGTGTCGAGCAAGGGCCGCAAGCGCTGCGCAATCGCTTCACGCGCGCGAAAGATCCGAGACCGAACCGTGCCGATCGGGCAATTCATCACCTCAGCGATCTCTTCATAGCTGAGCCCTTCGATTTCGCGCAGCGTGATGGCCTGCCGCAAGTCCTCGGACAGCGCTTCGATGGAGGCATTGACGGCTGAGGCAATTTCCTTGCTCGCCAGCATTGCATCCGGGGTTTCGCCGTGGCTTAGTTCAGATTCAACCCGGGAAGTTTCGTCCTCCTCGTCGCGAGCGGATCGTGCGGATTCCGTCACGATCGGGTCGCGTTTGAGGTCGACCAACGCCTTCTTGGCAGTGTTCACCGCGATACGGTACAGCCAAGTGTAGAACGCGCTCTCGCCGCGGAACTGTGGAATGGCCCGGTAGGCGCGGATGAAGGTCTCCTGGGCGATGTCGGGCACGAGGTCGACGTCACGCACCATGCGACCGATCAGGCGCTCGATGCGCCGCTGGTACTTCACGACCAGCATCTCGAACGCCTTCACGTCGCCTTGCTTGACGCGTTCGATCAGCGGTGCATCGGCGTCAGTGGCGGTCATCGGGGAGGTTCAAAACTATGCGGCGGCGGGCGGAGAAACAGGCCGCGCGCAATATACCGTAGCCCGCAGGGCGTGCCACGCAAGTTCGTGCCCACGGCGCTGCACCGGCAACCAATGGCCGCGCCGAGAGCCCTCGGCCTTGAAGCGCAGCAGGATCCACGCCCCAAGGTCGACGGTGACGTCCACGCGGCCGGCCAGCGGCTCCTGGCCCGTCGTGTCCTGCGGGCCGATGTGCCAGAGTTGGCCATCCCACCGCAAGCTCGTCGGCGCCAGCCGCCAGGCTCGCAGACACAGGCCGCTGGTCGCGATGGTCAGCAACAGCAGGGCGACGGCCAACCACTCGGGATGGGTGTGCCGCGCGCTCGCCGCCCAAACGGCCGTCAGCCCCCAGGAGATCGTGGCAAGGCCTGCGCAAACGGCCTGCCACACACCGAACCGGCGCACAGTGATCTGGAACGGTGGGGGCGCATGCATGAGGGGCGGCGCCGAAGCCGGATCGCGACGGCGTGCTCAGATGCGCTTGAACACCAGGGTGCCGTTGGTTCCGCCGAAGCCGAAGTTGTTCTTCACGGCGTACTCGATCTTCAGGTCCCGCGCGGTGTTGGCGCAGTAGTCGAGATCGCACTCCGGATCCTGGTTGAAGATGTTGATGGTCGGCGGCGAGATCTGGCGCTGCACGGCCAGCGTGGTGAACACCGACTCGATGCCGCCAGCGCCACCCAGCAGGTGGCCGGTCATGGACTTGGTCGAGTTCACGACCAGCTTCTTGGCATGGTCGCCAAACGCGAGCTTGATCGCGTTGGTTTCGTTCACGTCGCCCAGCGGGGTCGAGGTGCCATGCGCATTGAGGTATTGCACCTGGCTGCCATCGATGCCGGCGTTGCGCAGCGCGGCACGGATGGACCGCTTGGGGCCATCCACGTTGGGTGCGGTCATGTGGAACGCATCGGCACCCATGCCAAAGCCCGCCAGTTCGGCGTAGATCTTGGCGCCGCGCTTCTTGGCGTGTTCGTACTCTTCAAGCACCAGCACACCAGCCCCTTCGCCCAGAACGAAACCATCACGGTCCTTGTCCCATGGGCGCGAAGCCGTCTTCGGGTCGTCATTGCGCGACGACAAGGCCCGCGGCGCGGTGAAGCCACCGATGCCCAGCGGTGAGATGGTCGACTCGGCACCGCCGGCGATCATGACGTCGGCATCGCCGTATTCGATGATGCGCGCAGCCTGGCCGATGGAGTGCAGCCCGGTCGTGCAGGCCGTGACGATGGCAAGGTTCGGCCCGGTGAAGCCGAAGCGGATCGACACGTGGCCCGAGATCATGTTGATGATCGAGGCCGGCACGAAGAACGGCGAGATGCGACGTGGCCCACGCGAGGTGTACTCGCCGTGCGTTTCTTCGATCATCGGCAAGCCGCCGATGCCCGAGCCCACGAGGCAGCCGATGCGCTCGGCCTTCTCTTCGGTGAGCTGGTCACCCGTGGGAAGCCCTGCATCCTGGATCGCCTGCGCAGAGGCGGCGATGCCGTAGTGGATGAAGGTGTCCATGTGGCGAGCTTCCTTGCCGGGGATGTAGTCCTCGACCTTGAAGCCCTTCACCTCGCCGGCGAACTGGCAGCTGAAGCCCGAGGCATCGAACCTCGTGATCGTGTCGATGCCGGACTTGCCGGCCACGAGATTGGCCCAGCCTTCTTCCACCGTGTTGCCCACGGGGCTGATGAGCCCCAGGCCGGTGATGACGACGCGGCGACGTGACATGGATACAGCTCCGGGAAGAATCAGGCCTTCTGGTGCTTCAGCGCGTAATCGATCGCCAACTGGACGGTGGTGATCTTCTCGGCTTCTTCGTCGGGGATCTCGATGCCGAATTCGTCTTCCAGCGCCATCACCAGTTCCACCGTGTCAAGCGAGTCCGCGCCCAGGTCGGCCACGAAAGCCTTCTCATTGGACACATCGGCCTCAGGCACGCCGAGTTGTTCGGCAATGATTTTCTTCACACGTGCTTCGATATCGCTCATGACTCCTCCAGGAGGGTTTACGTAAACAGCCCGAGATTCTACGGCCTGTAGGGTGGGTGCTCTAAGACACACCCAAGGCACATCCGGCGGGCAAGAAACCGGGGTATTGGTCGAAAGGCGCGCTGGCTCAGTTCATGAACATGCCGCCATTGACGTGCAGTTCGGTGCCGGTGATGTAGCCGGCTTGCGGTGAGGCGAGAAACGCCACGGCGTTGGCGATGTCCGAGGCCTGGCCGAGCCGGCCGAGCGGGATTTGCGTCATCAGGGCGTTGGTCTGCTGCTCCGACAGCTTCTTGGTCATGTCGGTTTCGATGAAGCCCGGCGCCACGCAGTTGACCGTGATGCCACGGCTGCCCAATTCCCGCGCGAGCGATCGGGTCATGCCGGCCACGCCGGCCTTGGCGGCGGCGTAGTTGGCCTGGCCCGGGTTGCCGCTGGCGCCGACCACGCTCGTGATGTTGATGATGCGGCCATAACGCTGCTTCATCATCGGCTTGGTGACGGCACGGCTGGCGCGGAAGACGGCCTTGAGGTTGGTGTCGATCACCGCGTCCCAGTCTTCGTCTTTCATGCGCATCGACAGCATGTCGCGGGTGATGCCTGCGTTGTTGACGAGCACGTGCAGGGCACCATGCTCCTTGACGATGGTCTCGATCGCGGCCTCGAGGGCCTGGCCGTCATTCACATTGAGGCAGATACCGCGGCTGCCGGCATAAGCGGTCAAGCCTTCCGTGATGGCCTGTGCGCCAGCATCGGTGGTGGCCGTGCCGATCACCTTCAGGCCCTGCGAGGCCAGCTGCACCGCGATCGCACGGCCGATGCCGCGTGACGCGCCAGTGACCAGCGCCACCTGCCCAGCGAATTGAACCTCGCTCATGCCAGCGCCCCTTTCACCTCAGCCAGCGTGGCCGGGTCGTACATCGCAAGTCCGGTGGCCTCGGCATCAATGCGCTTGACCATGCCGGCCAGCACCTTGCCCGGGCCGCATTCGACGATGTGCGAGATGCCGCGCGCACGGATGGCCTGTATCGTCTCGACCCAGCGCACCGCGCCGAACGACTGGCGGTACAGCGCTTCGCGGATCGCGGCGGGATCGTTCTGCACCGCCACGTCGATGTTGTTGACCAGCGGAATCTGCGGAACTGCCAACGCGGTGCCGGCCAGACGCGACTTCAGCTGCTCCCCGGCCGGCTTCATCAAGCTGGAATGAAACGGTGCCGACACCGCGAGCGGCAAGGCACGCTTGGCGCCCTTGGCCTTGAGCACCTCGCACGCACGATCCACCGCAGCCTTGGTGCCGGCGATGACCGTCTGCTTGGGGTCGTTGAAGTTGGCGGCCTCTACGGGCTGACCCACTTCGGCCGTCACTTCGGCGCAGCCTTCAATGACTTGTGCAGCGTCGAGGCCGAGGATGGCGGCCATGCCACCTTGCCCGACCGGCACGGCCTGCTGCATCGCCTGAGCGCGAAAGCGCACCAGCGGCAATGCCTGCGAAAGGCTCAGGCTCCCGGCGGCCACGAGGGCGGTGTACTCCCCCAGCGAATGCCCCGCCACAACCGCAGGCTGGGCGCCGGTCTCGGCGAGCCAGGCGCGGTAGCACGCCACGCCGGCCGTCAGCATGTAGGGCTGCGTGTTGGTGGTCAGGTCGAGCGTTTCCTTCGGGCCGGCCTGGATGATGCCGGCCACGTCTTCGCCCAGCACCTCGGAAGCCTCGGCCAGCGTGTCGCGCACGGCAACGTGGTCGCCCCAGGCATTGAGCATGCCCACGGACTGCGAACCTTGCCCCGGAAACACAAAAGCAAACGGTGTCATCACAACGCCTTCTCAGTCGGTTGTCTGCGGCCGCGCTCGGCGGCTCGCCATCGAGCCGTCGTGGCTCAGAAATCCAGCAGCACGGCGCCCCAGGTGAAGCCGCCGCCCACACCTTCCAGCATCAGCGTGTCGCCGCGCTTGATGGAGCCCGAGCGCACGCCCGCATCCATGGCCAGCGGGATCGAGGCCGCCGACGTGTTGCCATGTTCGTCAACGGTGACGATGACCTTGTCCAATGGCAGCTTCAGCTTTTTGGCCGTGCCATGCATGATGCGGATGTTGGCCTGGTGGGGGATCAGCCAGTCGATGTCAGACGCCTCGCGCTGGGCCTTCTGCAGCACCGAGCGAGCCACGTCTTCCAGCACGCCGACCGCCAGCTTGAACACCGCCTGGCCGTCCATCTTGAGGAAGGGCACGCCCATCACCTGGCCGTTGGACACCGCACCCGGGGTGCAAAGGATGTCGACATGACGGCCGTCGGCATGCAGCTCGGTGGCCAGGATGCCGGGTGTATCGCTAGCCTCCAGCACCACGGCCCCCGCCCCGTCGCCGAAGAGCACGCAGGTCGTGCGGTCGGTGAAGTCGAGCAGGCGGGAAAACACTTCCGAGCCGATGATCAACGCCTTGCGCGCAGCGCCGGTGCGGATCATCGAGTCGGCGATGGTCAGGGCGTAGACGAAACCTGAGCAGACGGCCTGCACGTCAAAGGCCGCGCAGCCCTGGATGCCCAGCTTCCGCTGCACGATGCAGGCGGTCGACGGGAAGACCATGTCGGGCGTCGACGTGGCGAGGATGATGAGATCGATTTCCGACGCATCCACCTTGGCGGCGGCCAATGCGTTGCGTGCGGCTTCGACCGCGAGGTCGCTGCAGGCGACATCGGCCTCGGCGAAGTGGCGTGCGTGGATGCCCGTGCGGGCGATGATCCAGTCGTCGGACGTCTCGATGCCCTGGCCCGCCAGTTGGGCGGCCAGGTCGGCGTTGCTCACGCGCTTAGGCGGCAGGTAGCTGCCTGTGCCCGCGATGCGTGAATAGCCGGCAGAAAGAGGTGAGGTCATGCAGCGAGGGCGGCGTCACCGGAATTCGCAGACTCCTCAGCAGTGAGGCCCGGGGGCATCGCCTGAAGCGTCTCTTGAATCTGGTCGTGCACCCGGTCAAGCAAACAATTGCGGGCCGCATCATAAGCCCGATTGAGGGCCCCTTCGAAGGCGAAGGCGTCGGCCGAACCGTGGCTCTTGAAGACGAGCCC
This window harbors:
- a CDS encoding MucB/RseB C-terminal domain-containing protein — protein: MPAFLVICAAAASLPLAHAQSALASGDPLVEARETRAWLTRIQDAANKRNFVGTVVFSAGGTVASTRIAHYGEGRDQFERIDSLDGQVRSVYRHNDLVHTVWPQRRVAVVEQRDQMSSFPGLLQAGHDRVQEFYDLKPIAVERVAGHEANVLLLKPRDKLRFGYRLWAEKASGLLLRAEVLGERGEVLESSAFSEVSIGVRAQPENVLQAVKKLEGYKVIKQHQQSTRPEGEGWTLKASVPGFKLVSCVKRQLDIPGPASGSGDQALQTVYSDGLTYVSIFIEPYSAERHLKPIVTAIGATQTMMRRDGDWWITAMGDVPAGTLRQFANGFERKK
- a CDS encoding Do family serine endopeptidase, coding for MRSSISVANGRSWQQLGWAIALGVLISLGVGLAPQLGHAQARELPDFADLVERVGPAVVNIRTTERAAEGPRSPFRRRSPSLQGSDEVPRGEGSGFIISGDGFVLTNAHVVEGANEVYVTLTDKREFRAKIIGADERTDVALVKIEATSLPVLRIGDANRLRVGEWVVAIGSPFGLENSVTAGIVSAKQRETGSDIPLIQTDVAVNPGNSGGPLINIRGEAVGINSQILSPVGSFIGISFAIPIDEAMRIADQLKSGGRVVRGYLGILPTDVPREMAEEYGLAKGKAKGAFVRQVVAGGPAEKAGIQPGDVVLSVNGKPIDGAVDLRRTLGAIKPGSTVTLQINRRGKPMEFKPALGEMSPQVATAERPEPESRGSSAGGKPWGLTVANLTEAERQAARGVSGVRVSAVTGGAEAVGLRAGDVILAVGTTDVADLKQFEVVVARFDKTKSLPVTVLRGEWAQFLRIPASK
- a CDS encoding sigma-E factor negative regulatory protein, with translation MSQRSEAERPATEDLSALMDGELESSAVAAVCRAWRDDARLRGQWHVHHLIGDVMRSEDLVSDAKRDARFLEAVRTRLAEEPVVLAPSSAVAAAVVAPTRVRRSWMAPAAVAAGFAVVAGTLVVTQMAGGLGSRDVGADRSLAQAPSPVQSVALSDKPASGASEMPNAALNGQLVRDARLDEYLAAHKKFGGSSLPGGPSGFLRNASVEVPAR
- the rnc gene encoding ribonuclease III — translated: MDARLNALQQRLGHRFAQPELLSRAVTHRSFGADHNERLEFLGDAVLSLAVSALLFERFGVSDEGDLTRVRAHLVREDTLHRVALSLGLPEVLRLSEGEARGGGAQRASILADALEAIIGATFLDGGFEPAQALVQRLFGEVIVNTDIDSWTKDAKTELQEWLQARRLPVPTYRILNTRGQAHAQTFEVECAVPALSLTETGEGRSRRMAEQEAARRMLVTLKASDDKPGSALRS
- the rpoE gene encoding RNA polymerase sigma factor RpoE; the encoded protein is MTATDADAPLIERVKQGDVKAFEMLVVKYQRRIERLIGRMVRDVDLVPDIAQETFIRAYRAIPQFRGESAFYTWLYRIAVNTAKKALVDLKRDPIVTESARSARDEEDETSRVESELSHGETPDAMLASKEIASAVNASIEALSEDLRQAITLREIEGLSYEEIAEVMNCPIGTVRSRIFRAREAIAQRLRPLLDTREGERW
- the lepB gene encoding signal peptidase I, with translation MGSLTGLLYACLAVYLGGWYLGKWTGNFSLLLFILTLVTLAYWLAERFHFAPARAKAARSLEQQDQARREELASKGIAKVDGDIAPAREALLMQPWWLDWTAGLFPVILIVFLLRSFLFEPFKIPSGSMVPTLLVGDLILVNKYHYGVRLPVINKKIIELNKPQRGDVMVFRYPANPSIDYIKRVVGVPGDEVSYRNQRLYLNGQQVETTALPEFYDDDSTRYFKQYSEKLGSVEHNILVDVQRPSYIRPTDPFPYKENCSYSAEGVTCKVPAGHYFMMGDNRDNSEDSRFWGFVPDENIVGKAFFVWMNFGNLRRIGSFH
- a CDS encoding DUF4845 domain-containing protein — encoded protein: MTVEHRTLRSERGITLFGLLFWAIVIGFGALLGLRVLPTVNEYFTIKRAVEQIAASGATTVPEIRAAFDKQVQIEYSIQSITSKDLEITKVNDKVVIGFAYGKEIEIMSPVYLLIKYEGRSK
- the lepA gene encoding translation elongation factor 4 produces the protein MDHIRNFSIIAHIDHGKSTLADRLIQRCGGLSDREMAAQVLDSMDIERERGITIKAQTAALTYKARDGKTYQLNLIDTPGHVDFSYEVSRSLSACEGALLVVDASQGVEAQTVANCYTALDLGVEVVPVLNKMDLPQADPERAKAEIEDVIGIDAEHAIPCSAKTGEGIDDILEAVIARMPAPRGKADAPLRAMIIDSWFDNYVGVVMLVRVVDGELKKGERFKMMATEAAYAAEQLGVFTPKSVSRDMLKAGEVGFVIAGIKELQHAKVGDTLTLEKKLPNNLGPATEALPGFKEIQPQVFAGLYPTEASEYDQLRDALEKLKLNDSSLRYEPEVSQALGFGFRCGFLGLLHMEIVQERLEREFDQDLITTAPSVVYEVELNSGEVLKVENPSKMPDLGRIREIREPIVTVHLYMPQDYVGPVMTLANLKRGTQINMAYHGRQVMLTYEMPLAEIVLDFFDKLKSVSRGYASMDYEFKEYRGSDVVKVDILLNGDKVDALSIIVHRAQSQFRSRAVVAKMRELISRQQYDVAVQAAIGANIIARETIKALRKNVIAKCYGGDITRKRKLLEKQKAGKKRMKQIGSVEVPQEAFLAILQVDD